Proteins encoded in a region of the Agarivorans sp. Alg241-V36 genome:
- a CDS encoding divergent polysaccharide deacetylase family protein — protein sequence MAKIILLCLSMLATGSAVAAQLSIIIDDVGNSARDFALLDLHPNITLAVLPSSPYAKEIAEQAQQQQREIMLHLPMQGSGTIALGPYGLPDNLEETAFKQRVEAAINAFPEASGLNNHMGSQLTQLPTEMHWLMQVLAKQELFFVDSRTHLASIAQQTARVYQVPNLKRHVFLDHQDNPVAIERQWQKALSVARKYGHAVLIAHPRPHSVDLLNQLNLPEDVQLVGVAQRLALLAPETATEPSIRLVGSEDPLVQPVHNKPL from the coding sequence ATGGCTAAAATAATTCTACTTTGCCTCAGTATGCTAGCAACAGGTTCAGCTGTAGCTGCCCAGCTAAGCATCATCATTGATGATGTCGGTAACAGTGCCCGTGACTTTGCCTTATTAGACCTTCATCCAAACATTACCTTAGCTGTGCTTCCATCAAGTCCCTATGCCAAAGAGATTGCCGAACAAGCTCAGCAACAACAACGTGAAATAATGCTGCACCTGCCAATGCAGGGAAGTGGCACCATTGCTTTAGGGCCTTATGGCTTGCCTGATAATTTGGAAGAAACAGCCTTTAAACAGCGGGTAGAAGCAGCCATTAATGCATTTCCCGAGGCTAGCGGTTTAAACAACCACATGGGCAGCCAACTCACCCAACTGCCCACAGAAATGCACTGGTTGATGCAAGTGCTAGCCAAACAAGAGTTGTTTTTTGTAGATAGTCGTACCCATCTGGCCAGCATTGCCCAGCAAACTGCTCGGGTATATCAGGTGCCCAATTTAAAGCGCCATGTATTTCTTGATCACCAAGATAATCCCGTAGCTATTGAGCGCCAATGGCAAAAAGCCTTAAGCGTTGCACGTAAATATGGCCATGCAGTGCTGATCGCCCACCCCAGACCGCATTCGGTAGATTTACTCAATCAACTGAATTTACCGGAAGATGTGCAGCTAGTGGGCGTTGCTCAGCGCTTGGCTTTATTAGCGCCAGAAACAGCGACTGAACCAAGCATCCGTTTAGTGGGTTCAGAAGATCCTCTGGTGCAGCCTGTGCACAACAAACCGCTTTAG
- a CDS encoding pilus assembly protein, translating to MANYNRPCTVKSLLKLAIFSLGLSASATSANNLALATKPLYVAQYLPPMVMLVMSRDHSLFYEVYNDYSSIKGDDNIDLDFSPSKHDYFGLFDSHLCYKYGLADEDDSNSGSLFVPVAGVSNELTKTCTGNNWSGDFLNYLTTTRMDALRVVLYGGHRVVDTDSRTVLERAFIPRDAHSWGKSYNKKKNKENTLTENYNISDYTPFDMDEEKTTSLFFGTATFSEGGLPELRVYEEATGYIWSWATSHRPVLSENNGAVKDKESKTYTVQVEVCNEDWLEDHCKRYASGAYKPTGLLHDYGENGQIQFGLLTGSYDKNLSGGVLRKAVGDFSNEIESNSGIFKTSSRGIVDTINKIRIYGFNYTGSGENHAYNTNCGWIVDKSISDGECVSWGNPIGEMLFESLRYFYGETTPSDTFAGGGTIDTALDLPNVSVWEDPYQRVDENGNPSETTNSFRDSQRYCASAHNLVISDVSPTFDSDSLPEAQDFDSNDVTWAGTLNSMTHNGGFSTAKLLATVGDHENISGTANADKKFFIGEVVEKGVNNADQAPTPKKITSLHAARGLAPLGPTLKGSYTSVAAAYYGNKHDMFPERNGKQNIKTTVVGLSSPFPEIKVDIDGEIITIVPFAKTVGGEYNGNTVPSGTNSFQPSSTIVDVYVDKLESDSGTFRVNYEDVEQGADHEMDMIVEYSYKVLSGLCPNAYDADCTNGKKGVQLTLKKVDFATAYQMHAGYIISGTDGKDGIYLDIRGKNGVYTTYHLDTPNEEESPYPNNSREWAKDNASPMPTERTRNFFPGSSSGKFLPSPLWLAAKWGGFDDESNDDLPQAGEWDKEVAGEPDNYFPVTNAGQLGEQLGNAFEKIATGTKSGNPPVFSNTFLNTNTKLYQSTFDGEYWSGDVKAFETDGNGGFKTTAVWSAATQLDKQGFASRKIYTINSNTKKAVAFDVPSSLDGGDTTLSKTQITDLLSEYTGSNDDSEKLSYLEAVINYLKGERTHEGASTSYVMRKRLSALGDVINSIPLYVGAATGHSVKKPVLVFGANDGMVHIIDVDTGDEIMAYIPSQAIQGLGRLTKGSYEHQYYVDGATSAYTLDDKTYVVGRLGHGFKGLYALNVTNMNNANSNKIKWEIDETTTGYSGLGYGQTKPAIVELANGDVGVVFENGYNSTDPEGAIYIADLKTGKLIETLKVGSQQDPTGLDRPNALASPAVVDLDGDGVVDRIYAGDLFGNMWAFDISSDDSDDWGVAHDDKPLFTATSPNKEDGKYIAQAITTKPSVGAHPNGRPQDVGVLVAFGTGKYLEISDTNSIGEPTQTVYAIWDKLQSDSSLSNTRQLVGQISDYTTDINGKTLLRQAIARETETKRLLTTNEINWNMHNGWYLDLIDSANGNADPTNSQSKNYGERQVTNSLLFGSKLSFTTLLPSTNVCEAGGDGWFMEVDLYSGQTDNPGKGDPDQPWGDDPIKEDSSHEKVNGVLSPPVLIVDTETEGKVVFKTGVTSSDGETYFYDKEEDVAGRLNLRKLH from the coding sequence ATGGCTAATTATAACAGACCTTGTACGGTAAAGAGCTTGCTTAAGCTGGCTATCTTCAGTTTAGGATTGAGTGCGAGCGCTACTAGTGCAAACAACCTGGCTTTGGCAACGAAACCTCTATATGTAGCTCAGTACTTGCCACCAATGGTAATGTTGGTAATGAGCCGTGACCATAGTTTGTTTTACGAAGTATACAATGATTACTCTTCGATAAAGGGTGACGATAATATTGACCTTGATTTTTCGCCGTCAAAACATGATTACTTCGGATTGTTTGATAGTCACCTCTGTTATAAGTATGGCCTCGCTGATGAAGATGATTCAAATAGTGGCTCTTTATTTGTACCTGTTGCTGGAGTTTCCAATGAGCTAACTAAAACCTGTACCGGTAATAATTGGAGTGGGGATTTTCTTAATTACCTCACCACTACCCGTATGGATGCATTACGCGTAGTACTTTATGGCGGGCACAGAGTTGTTGATACTGACAGCCGTACTGTATTGGAGCGTGCATTTATCCCAAGAGATGCCCACTCATGGGGTAAAAGTTATAACAAAAAGAAAAATAAAGAGAATACGCTTACAGAAAATTATAACATCTCTGATTACACGCCATTTGATATGGATGAAGAAAAAACAACGAGCTTGTTCTTTGGTACAGCAACCTTTAGTGAGGGCGGCTTACCAGAGTTAAGAGTTTATGAAGAAGCTACAGGGTATATATGGAGTTGGGCAACATCGCATCGTCCGGTACTCTCTGAAAATAATGGTGCAGTGAAGGACAAGGAGTCTAAAACTTATACCGTTCAAGTTGAAGTGTGTAATGAGGATTGGTTGGAAGACCATTGTAAAAGGTATGCCAGCGGTGCTTATAAACCTACTGGTTTATTACATGACTACGGTGAAAATGGTCAAATTCAATTTGGCTTACTTACAGGTAGCTATGATAAAAACTTGTCTGGAGGTGTACTACGCAAAGCTGTTGGTGATTTTAGCAATGAAATTGAATCTAACAGCGGTATCTTTAAAACCTCAAGCCGCGGCATTGTTGACACCATAAACAAAATTCGTATTTATGGTTTTAATTATACAGGGAGTGGTGAAAACCATGCCTACAACACCAACTGCGGCTGGATTGTTGATAAAAGTATTTCCGATGGTGAGTGTGTTTCCTGGGGAAATCCTATCGGTGAAATGCTGTTTGAAAGCTTACGTTACTTTTATGGTGAAACAACGCCTTCAGACACATTTGCAGGTGGTGGCACAATCGATACCGCACTGGATTTACCTAATGTTAGTGTGTGGGAAGACCCCTACCAACGTGTTGATGAAAATGGCAATCCATCAGAAACAACCAACTCATTCCGTGATTCTCAGCGGTATTGTGCCAGTGCCCATAATTTAGTTATTAGTGATGTATCTCCAACATTCGATTCTGACTCATTACCAGAAGCGCAGGATTTCGATAGCAATGATGTTACCTGGGCAGGGACTTTAAATTCAATGACTCATAATGGGGGGTTCTCTACTGCTAAGTTACTAGCAACTGTGGGGGATCACGAAAATATCTCGGGTACAGCTAATGCAGATAAAAAGTTCTTTATTGGTGAAGTGGTTGAGAAGGGTGTAAATAACGCCGACCAAGCCCCCACTCCTAAAAAAATAACCAGCTTACATGCAGCCCGTGGTTTAGCGCCTTTAGGGCCGACTTTAAAGGGTAGTTATACCTCGGTTGCTGCGGCTTACTATGGTAACAAGCATGACATGTTCCCTGAGCGTAATGGCAAGCAAAATATTAAAACAACGGTAGTTGGTTTATCTTCCCCTTTTCCCGAGATCAAAGTAGATATCGACGGGGAAATTATCACAATTGTTCCCTTTGCTAAAACTGTAGGTGGTGAATACAATGGAAACACTGTCCCTAGTGGGACAAACTCATTTCAGCCAAGCAGCACCATCGTGGATGTGTATGTTGATAAGCTCGAGAGTGATTCTGGCACATTCCGAGTGAACTACGAAGACGTAGAGCAAGGTGCTGATCATGAAATGGACATGATTGTTGAGTATAGCTATAAAGTATTGAGTGGTTTATGCCCTAATGCTTACGACGCAGATTGTACAAATGGCAAGAAGGGAGTGCAATTAACGCTAAAAAAAGTTGATTTTGCAACTGCTTATCAAATGCATGCGGGTTATATTATCTCGGGTACAGACGGGAAAGATGGTATTTATCTAGATATTCGAGGTAAAAATGGCGTATATACCACATACCATTTAGACACACCTAATGAGGAAGAATCTCCTTATCCTAACAACTCTAGGGAATGGGCTAAAGATAATGCCTCTCCGATGCCAACCGAACGGACCCGTAATTTTTTCCCGGGTTCATCATCAGGTAAATTTTTACCCTCACCCTTATGGCTAGCCGCTAAATGGGGAGGATTTGATGATGAGTCGAATGATGATTTACCCCAGGCTGGTGAGTGGGATAAAGAAGTGGCAGGTGAGCCCGACAATTACTTCCCTGTAACCAACGCTGGTCAACTAGGTGAGCAACTGGGTAACGCATTTGAAAAAATTGCCACAGGTACCAAATCGGGTAACCCTCCTGTATTTAGCAATACCTTTTTAAATACCAATACAAAGCTATACCAATCTACTTTTGATGGTGAGTATTGGAGTGGCGATGTAAAAGCTTTCGAAACTGATGGGAATGGTGGCTTCAAAACTACCGCTGTGTGGAGTGCGGCAACTCAACTTGACAAGCAAGGGTTCGCTAGTCGGAAAATATACACGATTAATTCAAACACGAAAAAGGCCGTTGCTTTTGATGTGCCGAGCAGTTTGGATGGAGGCGACACCACACTTAGCAAGACTCAAATAACCGATTTGTTAAGCGAATACACTGGCAGTAATGACGACAGTGAAAAGCTAAGCTATTTAGAGGCGGTAATTAATTACCTCAAAGGTGAACGGACTCACGAGGGTGCGTCGACAAGCTATGTTATGCGTAAGCGCTTAAGCGCGTTAGGGGACGTTATCAACTCTATCCCCTTATATGTGGGGGCTGCTACAGGACACTCTGTTAAGAAACCGGTGTTAGTTTTTGGCGCTAACGATGGCATGGTTCATATTATTGATGTGGATACCGGTGATGAAATAATGGCTTATATCCCTAGTCAGGCCATTCAAGGTTTGGGACGTTTAACTAAAGGCAGTTATGAGCATCAGTATTATGTTGATGGTGCCACATCCGCATATACTCTAGACGACAAAACCTATGTTGTAGGGCGCTTAGGGCATGGTTTTAAAGGTTTATATGCTCTTAATGTCACTAACATGAATAATGCTAACTCTAACAAAATTAAGTGGGAAATAGATGAAACAACTACTGGTTACAGTGGATTAGGTTACGGCCAGACTAAACCTGCAATTGTAGAATTGGCAAATGGCGATGTTGGGGTTGTTTTCGAAAATGGTTATAACTCTACTGACCCCGAAGGTGCTATATACATTGCAGATTTGAAAACCGGTAAACTTATAGAAACCTTAAAGGTAGGAAGTCAACAAGACCCTACTGGATTAGATAGACCAAACGCCTTAGCAAGCCCTGCTGTGGTAGATCTTGATGGGGATGGAGTTGTAGATAGGATTTATGCTGGAGATTTGTTTGGTAACATGTGGGCATTTGATATTAGTAGCGATGACTCTGATGATTGGGGTGTTGCTCACGATGACAAACCATTGTTCACAGCTACCAGCCCTAACAAAGAAGACGGCAAGTATATTGCTCAGGCAATTACAACTAAGCCATCTGTTGGTGCGCACCCTAATGGGCGCCCACAAGATGTAGGTGTGTTAGTTGCTTTTGGTACTGGTAAGTACTTGGAAATTAGCGATACAAATAGTATCGGGGAGCCAACCCAAACAGTGTATGCAATATGGGATAAGCTTCAATCTGATAGTTCTCTAAGCAATACGCGCCAGTTGGTTGGGCAAATCTCTGATTACACAACAGATATAAACGGTAAAACCTTGCTTCGTCAGGCTATCGCTCGCGAAACAGAAACTAAGCGTTTACTAACAACCAATGAAATTAATTGGAACATGCATAATGGTTGGTACTTAGACTTAATTGATTCCGCTAATGGTAATGCCGACCCCACTAACTCCCAGTCGAAAAACTATGGCGAGAGACAAGTGACTAATAGTTTGCTATTTGGTAGCAAATTGTCTTTTACAACTCTACTACCGTCGACTAATGTTTGTGAAGCTGGTGGTGATGGTTGGTTTATGGAAGTAGACCTATACAGCGGTCAAACTGACAACCCAGGTAAAGGTGACCCCGACCAACCGTGGGGTGATGACCCTATTAAAGAAGATAGTTCACATGAGAAAGTAAATGGTGTTCTGTCGCCGCCGGTATTGATTGTCGACACGGAGACTGAAGGTAAGGTAGTTTTTAAAACAGGGGTTACTAGCTCAGATGGTGAAACTTACTTCTATGATAAAGAAGAAGATGTCGCTGGGCGTTTGAATCTCCGTAAATTACATTAG
- a CDS encoding YkgJ family cysteine cluster protein: MQCRLGCGACCIAPSISSLNKVAGERCVHLNADNLCAIFGKAERPKVCSDFKAAAWLCGTTQQQAMDNLIYLEKQTA, translated from the coding sequence ATGCAGTGTCGTTTAGGTTGCGGTGCCTGTTGCATTGCGCCGTCTATTAGCTCATTAAATAAAGTAGCGGGTGAGCGTTGTGTTCATTTAAATGCTGATAATTTGTGCGCTATTTTTGGTAAAGCTGAGCGACCTAAAGTTTGCAGTGACTTTAAAGCGGCAGCTTGGCTGTGTGGCACTACTCAGCAACAAGCCATGGATAATCTCATCTACTTAGAGAAGCAAACCGCCTAA